Part of the Perognathus longimembris pacificus isolate PPM17 chromosome 1, ASM2315922v1, whole genome shotgun sequence genome, GGTCTGCAGCGGTGATGTGAGTCTCTTCAGGAGGCCGCTGGCTCTGGGGGGACAGGTGGCGAGTGTCAGCTCTTCCCTGTCCCACCACAGGGCCTGGAGGCGCCTGCGggctgcagggagggagggaggaggaaccaGCAGCCGGGCAAGCAGTGTGACCGAGCTTGCGCGCTTGCTTGAGTCGCCTGCTCCACCCCGGCTTCAAAGTGGGCGAAGCCAGCATCGCAGAGCCGATGGCGGCCGGGTCGGGGGGGGCTTGTTCAGGCTCCACTTGGAAGGGGTGGGGCAAGGCCTCTAGCAGCCTGTATTTGGGGGTGTGGCCCTGTGGGGGCGCCTGACCTTACAGGGTGTGTTTTGTTTGGGTACTGATGTGTTATTCCTGGGAGAGAATTCTAAGATGACATCACTAGGTAAGAAAAGAATCGATGTAAAGTTGCTGAATTTTCTTATTTAGTgtggataaacaaaatgtcatGAGGTATTTTGGCTCAAGTGCTGGTCAGGCGATCAAGTCCGTTTGCATGCTTGTCCTTATGAAGGgctttgaacatttttatatatttatcttgTTCTTCTGGAGGGCTTTGAACATTTTATATATCTTTTGTGGGTTCTTTTTGTGGatacttttttttgccacttctgggccttggactcagggcctgagcactgtccctggcttcatttcagcactctacctcttgagccacagcgccacttctggctttttctgtgtctgtggtgctgaggaatcgaacccagggcttcatgtatacgaggtgagcactctaccgctaaaccccattcccagcccctgtgcactTGTATTTTAAGCAGATTCCAGAGGCCTAGAATCAAATTAATCACACTCTGTGGTTCACAGCCATGCCTGCTGTTCCCTACAGAATCCACTCCTATTAGGttggtttgcttatttttaatgaGATAGACTACGGCCTCCCGGTCAGCTTTCTGCCTCGCCCATCTCTTGGCGGCTCTCCCCCCACCTTTGAAATCATGGCCATCCTGAATCCTAGTAACTGACCAGATGGGCCTGGCTGATCATACTTCCCTTTCTAATTCAGATGTGTTTAGTTGTTGTTCACTTCCGGTTCCAGATTTCTCTTCTTCGTGTCTGAGGGTTTTCTCTTCCGTCAGGGAGCTGACTGTCTTCTggagtatttttttccccttctggccGGGCGCCTTCAGTTCCTTTCTTTTCCGTCACTGCTGCGGCTAGGACGCCCATCGCtgctgggcgggcgggcgggagggagggagagggcggaGAAACCGCAGGCGTGTGCTGGGCTCTGTCCGGGACCCCGTGTCAGCCGACAGGGCCATGCGGTTGTGGCTTAGCCTGTGACAGATGGAAGGGACTTTCAAAGTGGAACCGGCCCGTTGCTCTTTCCTTGGTGTCGGAAGCAAATCAACATTTGCCTTTTCCCTTTTTTGATTCAAGGTTGTTTTCCGGATCACACGAGCAGCTTAGGGCCTGTGGGAGAACGTGacacgggcgggggtggggcggggacagGAGGGACACCGAGGCACTGAGGGAGTCAGTCGGTCCTGCCTGCCCTGCTGGTTGCAGTCAGGAGCCCTGGGGTGTCCGGCCGGCTGAGCGTGGGTTCCGGCTCTGCCtcgtgtcccccctcccccccccggggcagGGACACACAGCGCGTGCTCGTCACCCACACGCGGCGCGGCTGGCCCTCGTGTGTCCACAGGAGTCGCTCGGACGTCATCACCACCACGGGCTGGCTGGCCCCGGTTCTGTGGGAAGGCTTGTTCCACAGGCAGCCGCTGGAGAAGTTCTACAGGAGGCGGAACGTCACGGTGGGCTTGGCTGTCTTTACCGTCGGAAGGTAGGTGCCGCTACGCGTGGCCTCCTTCGTTTTACTGTGACTGTTAGGTCTGGCCGCCCCGTGTAAGGAACTTGCTGTGGTTAGTCTTGTATAGTATATCTGGGTTCCTAAGGCCActtggggtctctctctctctctcttttcctcccccccaaTTTCTACCTAGTTCTTGCTTCCTTGACCTAACACACAGTGGCTGTTGCCAGGCCCGGGGGTCTGCTCTGCGGCTAGGTTCTTGCTCATTGACCAAGTGGAGTGTTGCATCTCCAACCTGcgtgcgggggagggggtggcggggggatgAGCACAAGTGGGGTTTGTGTCAGAGGTAACATTCACCAACATGGATTCCCCAGAGAACACGTAGACAAAGAAgcctgctgttgttgttgttgtgtgtccCAGGTTTGCAGAAAACGAGCTGGATCTGTTCCTGCAGTCGGCGGACAGGTTCTTCATGCCCAGCCACAGAGTGATCTTCTACATCATGGCCGCCACCTACCCCTACCTGCCGCCCATGGCGTACAACCCTCTGCGGTCCGTCCAGGTCCTCTTGCTGGACGAGGAGCTCTGGTGGTACGACTTGGACCTGGTGCGCATGAAGTCCTTGGCCAAGCACATCCTGTCGCACATCCGCGACGAGGTGGATTTTCTCTTCAGCATGACCGCGGACCTGGTCTTTGAGACGGAGTTTGGGGTGGAGACGCTGGCCACCTCCGTGGCTCAGCTCCATGCCTGGTGGTATTTTAGAAACACCCAGAACTTCCCCTACGAGAGGAGGCTGCAGTCCGCGGCCTACATCCCCTTCGGGCAGGGGGATTTCTTCTACGGCGGCTCCATTGTGGGCGGCACACCTGACAACGTTCTGTCCCTCGTTGAGGAGTACCTAGCAGGCCTCGTGCAGGA contains:
- the Glt6d1 gene encoding putative glycosyltransferase 6 domain-containing protein 1 is translated as MASKKRMLLLIAFLSSLLVAKHYFRNKPTDELKLSDWFKPRSRSDVITTTGWLAPVLWEGLFHRQPLEKFYRRRNVTVGLAVFTVGRFAENELDLFLQSADRFFMPSHRVIFYIMAATYPYLPPMAYNPLRSVQVLLLDEELWWYDLDLVRMKSLAKHILSHIRDEVDFLFSMTADLVFETEFGVETLATSVAQLHAWWYFRNTQNFPYERRLQSAAYIPFGQGDFFYGGSIVGGTPDNVLSLVEEYLAGLVQDIQKRVNSTYEKYLNKFFFLHKPAKLLSPEYGWNPKFQLPPQMRLVRVSHHPRAHY